GTCTGTTGAGGGCAACCTAATATTACCAAGAAATATTAAACTGCACATCTGTTTTACACTTTTAATTTCTTTGCCTATGTATTACTTTCTGTAGACTGATATGGTAATAGTACATCCTTCATATATCTATAAACATGATAGTAGATGAAAGACTATGCAACATTTCAATTGCCCTATTGACTCTTGGTGTTTCTGAAATTTCTTTGGCTTGTGCTACTTTAGCAAAGTACACTTTATTTTGGCATGTGTAATTGGTTAGTTTTATACAGCGTAGGCACTCGCCTGCTCTTATTTGCTTGGTGTGATGCTTACTTTAGTTTAGGGGCTTACCTTGTTAACAATGCCTGCAAAGGGCAATTTTGTTTATTGGTTAATTATCTATGTAAAGAGCACACCTTTCCTTCTCTGCTTGATACCTTTCTTTTATTCTTGCTACTAGCATATTTAAAAAGTTGTAGGGAAACTACTGAATATTGATtcaacttttttatttttttgttaTATACTTAAGGTATGTAATGGCATCATATTTTTTAAAATGTTTATTCATTCACGAAAGCTAACACCTATGCAATTATTACCTGTATATTTATTAGGTTAAGCTGATGTGCTCCTACTGCAAACGACATACCGAGTCTGAAGTCCCAGATCCTTATTATGGAGGCCCTCAGGGATTTGAAAAGGTCAGTAGCATGATGTGCTTTCTACTCAGTAACAAGTTTGCAAATACTTTTTCTATCTTAAGAGATGAGATTTTGTCCCAGGGGCCAATGAGTATGAATGCTGTGGTCCCTCAACATGTTCCTGTCCTAGCTTAGTGTGAACAGGGCATACCTTGATTTATGCTTTCCATTTATGATCGTCAAGCTTGCATTCTGAGTGACTGAGACCATAGATATGCAGGAGCTCTGCCAAGTATTTGTTCATAAAATTTTAAATCTAAACAACTACTGAACTTTAGATGGATTTTGTATAATAACCGTTACATGTCAGCACTTGCTTTTGGAATACGATCATACCTGCAAAGTGAGTTTAGCGAATAATCTTCTTTTGATacgaagagaaaaaaaaacttgCATGTCTAGATTATGATGGTAGCTTGAGCAGcatatgttgcaataataaactAGATTACATTAACTAACCATGGGAAATAAAAAGCTAGGATTTGTTTCACATCCTTAATTTAATTTTGCTGACAATTCGATGTTGAATCACCAGTTCATGTATACTCTGATATATTCTCTTACTCAGCACCTTGTATAGTTGGATGCGATAACCATTTTACCTTCCTAGCTATTGTCATGTATTATGCCCATCTACATGAGAAGAACATTTGCGTTTGATATGTCTCTTTATGCTAATAAGTGATCTTGGGGCAATGCTTTCAGGTCTTGGATTTATTGGAAGATGCATGTGAGTCACTGCTTGATAGCATCGTGGCAGACAATGCAAGCATTTCTGCATGACCTTGGATATGTACACCTGCAGGCGATGTAAATCTCCACTTTTTCATCAGACATCTTCTTTTCAGATGCATGGTTATCTGTATGCTGTAGCATATATGCGCTGCTGGAGTCATTTGATTGCAACATTGATCATGTTCCCAGGTGCTGGTTGGGATTTGTATCTGCCGCCATCCTTATGCAGCATTCTGATATTAATCCTGTATGTGTGTCGTGGGCTGTGGCATACAGAAACATACTCATCATGGTTCCTTTCCACCCAGATAATCAGAAACAATCTGAAGGGCCTACATTCTTATGCCCATTTGACGTACCAATTTTGTATAGAACTGTAAGAACATTTTGTTTTCTTTCTTTGAATTTTGCAGTATGTTTCTTTACATCTTACACTTCATCCTTCGATCACCAATCATCAGAAACACATTCACAGGCGACATTGGGCGCCGGTCACCGGCGGTAGCACTGCACGTGCAAGAAGAATCCACCGGGCGActggcccctcgccgccgtGTCGTCGGCCATCCACAGCCTGCCCTCCTTCTCCGCCCTGGCTTTGACCATGAActgcgcccccgcccccgcgttgccgccgccccggccgccgaACCACCAGTCGTGCACGTCCCACATGACGTCGACCACCTCCCCGTCGGCCAGCACGGCGGCGCGGTTGCCCCGGAAGCCCCACCCCACCCGCCGCACCTCCGCCACCTTCTCCCCGTCGATGCTCACCCGCAGCAGCCCATCGCCGCCCCTGCACGCGTGCACGGCCACCTCGTGCTCGTCGCCGCCCTCGCGGAACCGGCACCGCGTGACgtgcgccgcccccgcgccccgcaGCTGCTCGCGCCGGCTGACGAGGGCCGCGCCGcgggggacggcggcgccgaggccgaggccgaggcggtGGGAGAGCtcgcgcgccgcggcgcccgcgcCGAGGAGGAGCGCGAGTTCGGCGTCggccacgacggcgaggccgtAGTCGCGCTCGGGCTCCGGCGTCGCGGACAGGCCCGAGGGGTACTTGGCCTCCGCGGTGTCCCAGTGAACCCCGACGGCCGTGCCGGCGCCGGTGACCAGCGTCCGGCTCCCCCGCTTCTTCTGCAGCAGCACCTGgcggctccccgccgccgctgcccatGACGCCGAGTCGCCATCGTCGAATGCGACGGCGACGCCGGCCGCTCCCGCGGCGCTGCGGGTCCACGTGACCCGGACGAGCATCTCCTTGCCCGAGGACAGCACCGCCCTGTACACGCTCGTGGTCGCCGCCTGCAGCGAGCGGTCGAGCGCGCCGCGGCCCGAGACGGAGGCCGCCGCGACGCTGACGGAGCCGTCGCCGAAGCAGGACAGCTCCCTCAttgctccgccgccggccggtccGCCGCTGTTAGCAATGGCGACGCCGGGCAGAGCGATTCAACGCCGCGAATCTGGCTGCAGGCACGCTGCCAATGCAATGCATCGGAGGCGAGGCGAGGAGACCACCGAACGGCGTTTTAATTGGGGAGCTTGCAGGGAGGTGGCGGTCAAAGGACTCATTTAACGGCAAAAACCCACTGCAGGTCTGGTCAAATAAGGAATTTTGTTAGCATTAAAACGTTAGGCaatttgaccaaagattattcTCAGCTGTCAGCATGTTGCAGCCCGTCGCCATTGCTAGGCTAGGCTGCCATCTACCCAACATATTATTTAGTATCAGTTTTTTTTCCTTTATTTTTTGCACGATGGCATTGCTGGCAAGTGACAGGGAGACCGTATCATATTCCGGGCTGGTGTTGGAGTGCTCGACGCCCTAACTCCTAACCAAGCAATGTCTTTTGTTATCGTCGCTATGGCTGTTGTCATGTCAGCACATGTGTGTGTGGGCATTGGGCTGTCAAGGAAGATACCGGTCGGCCAAATCAGGCGCCACGGCTAATCGAGCGGCGACATGGAATGACCCGTCGTGATCCGAGTGAGGATGATGGAGCGCGGGCGCGCTTGTCCTGGACACATGCATGTGTCTTTGAGCTGTGCGTGCGCTGATACCATGGCCGGAATCTTCAGTACTAACTaatctctttctttttccctgcTCGAGGTGGTTTTTTTTAATTACACGATACAACTTAGAAACTGGCTTCAAACACTATACGCGTAATGCGGTTTCGATCGGAGCATCGTCAATGGTTCAGAAGAAAAAAAGATTTCCAATAGTCTGGTTTTGGGGTTTTCTCAAAATTTATTGGAACCAAATAATACCCCTAATCTCCAACACTTCCCAAAAATCGTTTTAAAAAAACAAGTTTGCACCACATTAGCCATCAGTGGGTCCGTAACATATTGGGCATGCAATTTGGGAATTATTGGAGAGGCACAGGACTGATTTTGGTGCATAAACAGTGAAAATTGGGTGATTTGTAGGCCAAAATATTAGGCATGGATTTTGAAAAAATATCGGAGGACGGCCATTCTCTTCACATCCAAATCCAAAATTTAATAATTTATTTTTGAGAggaaaatttaatattttttgGAAAGGTGTATTGACTATTGAGGATTATTGGAGACACTCCTAACCAAAACTCGTCCGTGGTTGGGCCGCGCTCAACTGGGCCCAATGGGCTTTTCAACGACAAGACGCCACCTCGTTACTAACAGCCCGCAATTTTTTGCGTAAGGACTCCTATACAAAGCTGTTTTCTCAATAACACCCTCCCAAGTTTGGATCGCGACTATTCTCCGCGATCCAAATCTGGGGCTCCACGCTGACCGCCGGATCGCGATCTGGCGGCCGAGATCGAGGCACGGAGGCGGTGGGGGCAGCATTTTGCCAGGGAGGCCCCGCATCTTCTCCAACCATCACGAACCGCTCCTTCCGCCGTTTCGTCAAGCTCGCGCGGTCGCGAACCTCCCCCAAAATCCCCAGAACCCTAGCAGAGCTCTAGCCCCCACCCCACTCGCGATGGCGTCGGAGAGCGAGACGACGGCGGTGTCCACCATAACGAGCGCGACGGTCGACGACGGTGGCGCGCACGAGAGCAAGCGGGAGCTCGGCAGTGGCGCGGCCAGCACCACTAGCGTTggccaggaggaggaggacatgATAGGGCCGGGCCCGGCGCCGGCGAAGCAGCGGCAGAAGCGCCCGCTCCAGTTCGAGCAGGCCTTCCTCGACgccctcccctccgccgccatgTGCGTCTTCGCCTAACTACTCGTCGCGGTTTGGGGTCAGGATTTTGGGGTGCGTGGTGGCTCACGGTAGTGTTTTGGGTTTGCAGGTACGAGAAGAGCTATATGCATCGGGACGTCGTCACCCACGTCGCCGTCTCTCCGGCCGACTTCTTCATCACTGGAAGCGCAGATGGTGATCTCTCTCACACTCTCGTATCATATCTTAGTTCCTGTGTTATACTGGTTTTTGGTACGGGATGAATTAGCTTATTGCCACCTCTGCTATTTTTTAATTTGTCGGAATGATATGTGCAAGTGGAGAGCTGTTCTGTGCTGTGGATTCAaatttagggcttaggttctgTGGAGTGCCATTGCTTGTCTTGGTGAACAGCACTATTGAATTGCTTAGATCAATGCAGGAATGTATGTTATTGAGTTAATGGGGAACGGTGTTTGCTTCAGCCTCAAATTGGTGCTTAATCGCCttgtttttcttttgttttagGGCACCTCAAGTTTTGGAAGAAGAAACCTGTTGGGATTGAATTTGCTAAACATTTTCGGTCTCATCTCAGTCCCATCGAAGGCCTAGCTGTGAGTGCCCGCATCCTTAAGTTCATTTTCTCGATTCAGAAGGGTTGCTACATTCATGCTATTAATCTTATGATGCATAATAAAGCATTCTTAGGCTTGCTAGTTGCTACTCTGAGTCATTGCTCCTACCAGTGGTAGTGGTAGTGGTAGTACGAGCAACTGCAAATTATAGCATGGTTCAGTAATGCAGGTGAGCGTTGATGGATTGCTTTGCTGCACGATATCCAGCGATCATTCTGTGAAGATATATGATGTTGTAAACTATGACATGATGTTCATGATGCGTCTCCCATTTGTTCCTGGGGCTATTGAGTGGGTTTATCGAGAGGGGGATGTCAAACCAAAACTTGCTGTTAGTGACCGAAATACACCTTTTGTTCACATATATGATACTCATTCTGGTTCAAACGATCCAATCATCTCCAAAGAGGTATTCTGCTGTTGCCATTcattgtttgtttgtatataaTTCCTGTTGATTTACAAGAGGACCCTAACCGTATGAGCTTCTTTATTCTCCGCAGATTCATGCTGGTCCTGTTAAAGTAATGAAATATAACCATGTGCATGATGTTGTGATATCTGCTGATGCCAGAGGACTGTTGGATTACTGGTCTCCATCTACCCTCAACTTTCCAGATCAAGAGTATGTTGTTGCTTGTTTGCAGTTACTTTTAACTTCATGTAGCCCCTAATACATAGTTAGGAAAACATTCTCCAATTCTCCTGAAGAACCGATGCATGCTTGAGCATATGTTTCCATCTTTCACTACCGTGGAAAACTTCATAACTGGAACCGCGTACCTGCTATTATTTGTTCATCACAGTGAAATCTAATTAGGTGCTATTATGTTTAGTAAAATTGCATTTGCTCAAGAAATTACTAAGCGCGTAGAGCAGAGAATTTTGCTGCACATGTATATTCCCACCATACCATGGCTAGATCCTGGGTTGTGTGGATCGGCACCACCCGAGACTTCCTTGATTGATGTGTCTAGGATATATTTCATGTCAAGGGCCGTGTTCGGCAGGGATGCCGGACCTCGACTCCGGAGCTCGTACTCTCGCTCCGTGGTAGCTTCAGCAGGGTTATGCCCCCACGCTGATGACTCGCTCGCCGGGTTATACCCCCCTGGCTCACGGcttgagagaagagagagacgAGATTGGTTTAACTTTTGCTTAATCCAACTGCGTATGGTTACAAGATATAAATGGCCTCAGGCCCAGCCAACCGGAGCAACAGGCTCCTCTAATTTAGGACTAAAAATAGCAAGCTAATCTCTCTTTCCTTCTTAGCCACGCGCTGATACTCTTTCCTTCTCAGCCACTTGCGTGAATGTTGGCCAGCTGTTCGGCGCGCTCCTGCGCACGGCGCACGTCCCTGGCTCGGCGGCGCCTGGTGTACGTGCGCCCGAACATGACATCTCCCTCCCCGCCAAGAACCAGCTCGTCCTCGAGCTGGAATGCCGGGTACTTGGCGCGGAACGCCGCCGTGTCTTCCCACGTAGCCGATGCAGCTGTAGCTCCTTGCCACTGGATGAGGGCTTGGGGCACACCACCGACGACGCGATAGCGCACGGCGCGTGCAGGCTCGGGGTCGAGGGCGCCATGTCGAAGAGGAGGCAGTGGCGGGGTTGCTGCAGGTGGCTCTCCCCGGAACTTCTTCAGCAGCCCCACGTGGAATACGTCGTGGATGCGGGCGCCGGCTGGCAGGGCAAGCCGAACAGCGACGTCGTTGATGAGCTCGATGACGCGGTACGGTCCGCAAAAACGGGGCTTGAGCTTTCCGGCGGCGGCCTGGGGTAGCGAGGAGGCCGAGCGCTGACGAAGACGAAGAAGCGCCCAGTCACCAACTTGGTAGCTGACCTGACGGTGATGGCGGTCGTAGAACAACTTCTGGGTGGCCTGTGCCTGCTCCAAGCGGCCCTTCACGTCGGCCAAGAACTCCTCGCGCTCCGCCATGGACTTGGCGACAGCCGGCAGCCTGGTGTCGCCCGGCTCATAAGAGCGGATCGACGGTGGGTCGCGCCCGTAGACGACGCGGAACGGCGTGTCCCGCAGCGAGGACTGGTAGGCAGTGTTGAACAAGTACTCTGCCCACGGCAGCCATCGAAGCCACTGTCGTGGCCGATCGCCCGTCAGACACCGCAAGTACATGATGATGACGCGGTTGGCTGACTCTGACTGTCCGTCCGACTGAGGATGGAAAGCCGTCGTCATGTGGAGCTTGGTACCCATCAGCCGCATAAGCTCCTGCCAAAACAGAGACGTGAAGACAGGGTCCCGGTCGGAGACCATGAACTGTGGGACACCATGGAGGCGGACGACTTCGGCGAAGAATGCTTGGGCGACGGACTCTGCGGAGTAGGGATGTGCCAACGGAATAAAGTGGCAATACTTGCTCAGGCGATCCACCACCGTGAGGATCACAGACTTCCCGCGGACGCGCGGCAAGGCCTCCACAAAGTCAAGCGCGACATCCGTCCACACACCCTGCGGCACCGGTAGCGGCATCAAGAGGCCCGCCGGGTGGAGGTGTTCGGACTTGTATCGCTGGCAGACTGCACATGAGCGCACCCAGTCCTGCACCAACTCCTTCATGTTAGGGAAGCGGAAATCACGTCGGAGACGATGCAGGGTGCGCTGAACGCCCTCGTGGCCGTCCTCGTGGACCGCCCGGAGTATCTCCGGTAGCAGCGGCGAGGCGGGCGGTATGTACAGCCGGCCCCCGAACAGCACCATGCCGTCGACGATGGTCCAGGTCGCAGGCCGGGTCCCGGCGGCAATCTCGGCGTGCAGGGCGACCAGGGCCGGGTCCTCGAGCTGGGCCTGGCGTAGGCGGTCAACGAAGTCGAAGCGCGGGCCAGAGATGGCCAGCAGGGCCCCATCCGCAGTGTCTCGCCTGGACAGCGCATCTGCGACGGAATTAGCCGCGCCGGGCTTGTACTCCACTGAGAAGTCGAAGCCCAACAGCTTGCCCACCCAATGGTGCTGTGGAATGGTGGCCAAGCGCTGGTCCAGCAAGTACTTGAGACTGTAGTGGTCAGTCCGGACGATGAAGCTGCGCCCCCATAAGTATGGCCGCCAATGGCGAACCGCCTGGACCAAACCAATGAGCTCCCGCTCATAAGCAGCGAGCGCCCGGTGCCGTGGCGCCACAGGCCGGCTGTAGAAGGCGATCGGGTGTCCGTCTTGGATGAGAACAGCCCCGAATCCATGAGACGACGCGTCGCACTCGACGATGAAGGGCTTGGCGAAGTCCGGCATGCCCAACACCGGCGCGGTGGTGACCGCGGCTTTGAGCTCGGTGAAGGCCGCGGCAGCCTCGGCACTCCAGGCGAAGCCGTCCCGTTTGAGCAGGGCGGTGAGTGGTGCGGCGATGGAGCCGTAGTTGTGGATGAACTTGCGGTAGTAGCCCGCCAAGCCGAGGAATCCGCGGACCGCCCGCGGTGAACGTGGCACCGGCCAGTCCATGATGGCCTGCACCTTGGCCGAGTCCATGGCCACGCCGGCCGCCGAGACCGTGTGGCCGAGGTAGGCGACCGTCGGAACGCCGAACGCACACTTGGAGCGCTTGACGAACAAGGTGTGGCGACGGAGCTCGGTGAGGACGATGCGAAGGTGCCTGAGGTGGTCCGCCCAAGATTTGCTgtagatcaaaatatcatcaaaAAACACAAGCACGAAGCGTCGGAGGAAGGGGCGGAGCACGTCATTCATGAGTGCCTGGAACGTGGCCGGGGCGTTGCACAGCCCAAACGGCATCACGAGGAACTCATAGAGGCCGTCATGTGTGCGGAAAGCCGTCTTGTGGACGTCGTCGGCCCACATCTGCACCTGGTGGTACCCCGACCTCAAGTCGAGCTTGGTGAAGAACTGCGCTCCATGGAGCTCATCCAGTAGCTCGTCGACGACAGGAATGGGGTAGGCATCCTTCACCGTGATGGCGTTCAGCTCGCGGTAGTCGACGCAGAAGCGCCACGAGCCGTCCGGCTTCTTGACGAGGAGCACCGGGGAGGAGAACGCGGAGTCGCTGCGCCTCACGATGCCCTGCGCTATCATAGCCGCGCACTGCCTCTCCAGCTCGTCCTTGTGCGCGGCAGGGTAGCGATATGGCCGGACTGCCACGGGGGCCGAGCCGGGCTTGAGAGTGATGCGGTGGGCGCGCCCCCGGGCCGGTGGCAGGCCGGTCGGCGCCGCGAAGACGTCCTCGAAAGCGTCCAGCAGCTCTTCGAGGAGGGGCTCGGTCACTGGAGCGGCCGCATGAAGGCGGGGAGTGGCCGGAGGTGCAGTGCCGTGCCAACAGACGTCCCGCCCCGCATGCGTGAAGGCCATGGTGCCTGCCGCCACGTTCCAGACGATGTCCCCCAATAGGGCCATCCAGTTGGTGCCGAGAACAACATCGTAGCCCGCCAAAGGCATGACGTAGAGGTCGACGCGGAACTCCAACCCATCGATGATGACCGGCGCCTGACGAAGAACGCCCGGGCAAGAGATGCGCTCCCCGTTGGCCACTGTGGCTGTTAGGCGAGGGCGCGTCTCAACGGGCAGCCCCGTGCGCTGGGCCGCGGCCTCCCCGATGAAGCTGTGTGTGGAGCCGGTATCGACGAGCGCGGTGAAGGTCGCCGACCCCACGTGCACGCGGAGTTGGATGGTGCTGGTGACAGGCACCCCGGCGACGGCGTGTAGAGAGAACAcgggcgcctcctcctccggctcGTCCTCAGCGAGTTCGAAGCCGTCGATGTAGAAGATGCGGCGACACACCCTGTTGTGGCCGCGCGAATATGGCTCATTGCAATTATAGCAAAGGCCGAGACGGCGCCGTTCCGCCTGCTCCTCCACCGAGAGGCGCTCGTTGGCTGGGCCCCCGTCTCTGGGCGGTGGCGCTGGAAGGGCCAGAGGCGCCTTTGGAGCGGGCAGCGCTGGTTGCGCGGGCACCGAAAGGACGGCCACCGCGGGTGCCGCCGGGCGTGGAACGGGCGCCGGCAGGATCGCCCGGGTCGCCGCCTTGGGGGCCGCCTGGTTGAGGCGATCCAACTCCACCAGCTCCATTTGGCGAGCCAAACTCATGGCCGCCGCGAGTGATGCCGGGGCGTGGACGCGCACCTGGTGGCTGAGCGGGGGCAGCAGACCGCCGGTGTAGAGCTGCACCCGCTGGTCTTCCTCAAGGCGGCCGGCGCGCGGAAGGAGCGCCTGGAACCTGTTGGAGTACTCCTCGACGGTCCCCGTGCGGCGGCATTCGGAGAGTTCGAACAACGGCGCTGAACGCAAGGCCGGCCCGAATCGCAGGTGGAGAAGCTCCTTGAATCGCCCCCAAGGAGGCGTGCCTTCATCGTCTTGGAGCTGGATGAACCAGAACTGGGCAATGTCCTCCAAGTTGTAGGAGGCCATCCACACCTTCTCCTCCGGCATGATGCGCTGCTGGCGGAAATAAGATTCGCACCGATTGATGAACAACAGCGGATCAGTCTTGCCGTCATAACGGGGAAAATCCAGCTTCTGGAACCTGGGCGGCCGATCGGTGTGGTGCTGGCCGTCGGGGCGGCTGTCAGCGTCCGACGACGAGGCCGCTTGCGCCTTGAGGCCCGCCACATCGGCGGACAGGGTCTTCAACATTTTGACGACGTCGGCGAGGCTTGGTTCTTTGTCACCCATGGCCGGATGCACAGAGGAGGACGGGGCCGAGAGTGGTGGTGACGGTGGTGGGGCTGGTGGTGGCGCTGTGGCGGATGGAGggctggtggtggcggtgggatGGGATGCAGCGGTGGTGGATCGGAAGGATCGGCGTGACACTGATACCAGGTTGTCAAGGGCCGTGTTCGGCAGGGATGCCGGACCTCGACTCCGGAGCTCGTACTCTCGCTCCGTGGTAGCTTCAGCAGGGTTATGCCCCCACGCTGATGACTCGCTCGCCGGGTTATACCCCCCTAGCTCACGGcttgagagaagagagagacgAGATTGGTTTAACTTTTGCTTAATCCAACTGCGTATGGTTACAAGATATAAATGGCCTTAGGCCCAGCCAACCGGAGCAACAGGCTCCTCTAATTTAGGACTAAAAATAGCAAGCTAATCTCTCTTTCCTTCTTAGCCACGCGCTGATACTCTTTCCTTCTCAGCCACTTGCGTGAATGTTGGCCAGCTGTTCGGCGCGCTCCTGCGCACGGCGCACGTCCCTGGCTCGGCGGCGCCTGGTGTACGTGCGCCCGAACATGACATTTCACATGTGGATGAATAAAGCCTAGCTCTATATTGCTTTAAAAAAAGGGAAATAACATAATCAATGTACAGCTTTAATCCTGTTTTAAATCAATTCCTTGTGTGATAATAGCCTACatagttgtttttggtttggaTCTCTATTAATCCTATAACTATGTCAGCATATTCCTGTGGTTTCCCTTTGTGATGCACTAATATCCTCCCATCTTAACCCCTAGGCTAATGCATCAACTTGGACTTGCAAATAATTGGTATTTCTATGTGTTTTGTGCAGAGTGAGGTTTCGTCTGAAAACAGATacaaatctatttgaaattGTAAAATGCAAGACAAGTGTGTCTGCTATCGAGGTAATTTTTTTATTACTGATATGATTTAATTAGTTTCTTCATTCAGACTAAGTATGCATTTGTATCTGAATTTGTAAACATACTGAACCATATATGATTGACTGAATTTGAAATCAAAGTAAATCATTAGATACAGTAAACAGTGTCTAGTGTATTTTGAAATTTGGCACTCTAAAGAAATAATGGGTTGGACAGTGTTATCCTTCAGGTTGCGCATTGAACAACTATGCTAAATGATTTGGTGCTGTTCAGGTGAGCAGTGATGGAAGTCAATTTGCTGTCACATCCCCTGATCGCAGGATACGAGTATTTTGGTTCAAAACTGGAAAACTAAGACGTGTTTATGATGAGTCCCTAGAGGTAAGAAACTTCCCCCGGCAAATATTTGCGGAGCAAAGGTTATAATATTGTATTCTTATTCCCAATTGAATGTTGTCATTTCTAGGTGGCACAAGATCTTCAAAGAAGTGATGTTCCATTGTATCACCTTGACGCTATTGATTTTGGGCGCCGAATGGCcgtggagaaggaactagagaaAACAGAAAATGTTCCACAACCTAATGCCGTCTTTGATGAGAGCTGCAACTTTCTTATTTACGCTACTCTTTTGGGTATAAAGGTAAGCTATGCTTCTTTCTTTCCCACATTTTCCTTGTTATGGTTTGTACATTTCAGTATTATTAGACTGTATATTATATTCCTTTTGTTATCTTACATTCGTAATGATCAAAGTTTCTGCCAGAGATTCTGTAAGGCTAAAATGTCATAGGATTTTCTTATTCCTATGGGTTTATATCTTATATGGGCCAATTGATGGTTTTACTAGAAGATCATGCCACTGAGATCTTTTTAGTCATTTACTCAAGTCCAAACAAATAAAAATAAGTCATTCAGTGTCTTGATTTCTTCTGTGTCAAGCTGGGGCTCTTCCATGTTTCTCCTGTTGAGTTACATTGCATAAAAATAAGTCATTCTTTACTTTTTGCTGATTGCATATATCATATATGAATCATACTGTTCTTAAATCTTCTGTAAAACCTATTAACCTTGTCATACATGTTACCCAGATTGTAAATTTGCACACGAATAAGGTTTCCCGCATCCTGGGGAAGGTAGAGAACAATGAGAGGTTTCTGAGAATCGCTCTATACCAAGGCGACAAAGGCAACAAGAAGGTTAGAAAAATTCCTTCAGTAGCTGCCAATGTCAATGATAGCAAGGAACCCTTATCAGACCCAACTCTGCTATGCTGCGCTTTCAAGAAGCATCGAATATATCTCTTTAGGTATGCTACTCAATCATCTCCGGAGAGTTTCTTATTGGCCAGTTCTATAGTTTTTGCATGGTGAATTCCTCTTTAAAAGTCTGTTCCATCTGTAGTTTTTGCGTAACATGGTGCTGCCTTTGTATTCTTTTATTGTACCAGTCGTAGGGAACCTGAGGAACCTGAAGATGCAACTAAGGGTAGAGATGTGTTCAATGAAAAACCGCCACCAGAAGAGCTTTTGGCTGTATCAGATTTAGGAAAAACTGCTACGACATCATTGCCCGATAATTTGGTATGTTACTCCTTCGTTTGAAGGAACTTTGGTATCTGAATTGTTTTCTCAAAATTGCTTTTCTTGTGACTTGTGAGGGACTTGATTTCTTTCTTTGATTTTTAACCTATGAATCATCGGCCTTATGCCATATTTCAGGTGCTGCATACTTCTATGGGTGACATTCACTTGAGACTATATCCAGAAGAGTGTCCAAAAACTGTGGAGAACTTCACTACCCATTGCCGGAACGGTTATTATGACAATCTTATATTTCATCGTGTAATTAAAGGATTCATGATTCAGACTGGGGATCCTTTGGGAGATGGCACTGGTGGGCAATCCATCTGGGGCAGTGAATTCGAAGATGAATTTCACAAAAGGTATTTTATATGTTGTTTTTCCCATAGATGTGCAAATAGGAGTATTTGTTTCTGCATCTTATACAACTGGGGCTCTATAAGTTCTTTAGCCACGAAATTTCTTTTTTCCACCCTACTTTTGTCCAGAACA
The Panicum hallii strain FIL2 chromosome 6, PHallii_v3.1, whole genome shotgun sequence genome window above contains:
- the LOC112898399 gene encoding predicted GPI-anchored protein 58; this translates as MTSTTSPSASTAARLPRKPHPTRRTSATFSPSMLTRSSPSPPLHACTATSCSSPPSRNRHRVTCAAPAPRSCSRRLTRAAPRGTAAPRPRPRRWESSRAAAPAPRRSARTPTAVPAPVTSVRLPRFFCSSTWRLPAAAAHDAESPSSNATATPAAPAALRVHVTRTSISLPEDSTALYTLVVAACSERSSAPRPETEAAATLTEPSPKQDSSLIAPPPAGPPLLAMATPGRAIQRRESGCRHAANAMHRRRGEETTERRFNWGACREVAVKGLI
- the LOC112897509 gene encoding peptidyl-prolyl cis-trans isomerase CYP71 codes for the protein MASESETTAVSTITSATVDDGGAHESKRELGSGAASTTSVGQEEEDMIGPGPAPAKQRQKRPLQFEQAFLDALPSAAMYEKSYMHRDVVTHVAVSPADFFITGSADGHLKFWKKKPVGIEFAKHFRSHLSPIEGLAVSVDGLLCCTISSDHSVKIYDVVNYDMMFMMRLPFVPGAIEWVYREGDVKPKLAVSDRNTPFVHIYDTHSGSNDPIISKEIHAGPVKVMKYNHVHDVVISADARGLLDYWSPSTLNFPDQEVRFRLKTDTNLFEIVKCKTSVSAIEVSSDGSQFAVTSPDRRIRVFWFKTGKLRRVYDESLEVAQDLQRSDVPLYHLDAIDFGRRMAVEKELEKTENVPQPNAVFDESCNFLIYATLLGIKIVNLHTNKVSRILGKVENNERFLRIALYQGDKGNKKVRKIPSVAANVNDSKEPLSDPTLLCCAFKKHRIYLFSRREPEEPEDATKGRDVFNEKPPPEELLAVSDLGKTATTSLPDNLVLHTSMGDIHLRLYPEECPKTVENFTTHCRNGYYDNLIFHRVIKGFMIQTGDPLGDGTGGQSIWGSEFEDEFHKSLRHDRPFTLSMANAGPNTNGSQFFITTVATPWLDNKHTVFGRVVKGMDVVQQIEKVKTDKNDKPYQDVKILNVTVPKT